The sequence ACTTGCTTATGCGATCGGTGTAGCACAGCCAGTCTCTATTTCGATCAATACATTTGGGACAGGTCAGTATACAGAAGAGGAATTAGTTGCAGCAGTTCGTGACAACTTTGATCTTCGTCCGGCCGGTATTATTAAAATGTTAGATCTAAGACAACCTATATATCGTAAAACAGCTGCATACGGACATTTCGGTCGTACAGATGAAGCATTTCCATGGGAAAAAACAGATAAATCAGATCAACTAAAACGCTTTTTAGCTGAAGTATAAATTGTAAAAAAAACCAAGTGCACCTCTTAGCACTTGGTTTTTTGGATGAAGTAAGAAAGTAGTAAATGTTAAGTTTTCGTCCTGCTTTCTAACAGAACAGCCAAGTCCACGCGGGCACAGAAGCAAGGCAACTACATGCATCGCAAAATGGTCATTTTGATATAGATTATCTGCTTAGCAAAGCTCCGGAAATAGGCCCCGCGTCCTGTGCGCACGGCTTCAGCTAGGCTACTACTTGAATTACTTCCTTGCTACCTTGTGCCGAGGAAGCTCACTTCGAAGCGATACTTGCAGACGCAGGCACAAACTAATTGGATCTTCAGCTCGCGCTGATTTCACGGGAGTCTCCGCCTATTTCCTGCGCTTTAGGGAAGTGCTACAACTTATGGAACAGCAAAAAGCAGTGGTTCTAGGCATAATGTTAATCACTCAGTTCCTGTTATATATACAGTGATCAACATGCTAGCTCTTACAAATGGTGTAGATTCCACATCCTAGCGTAGGCCAACCACGTAGACTCCCGCGGGATTATGCAGGTGCTGAAGATCCACTTTGTGAAGTGCTCTTCTTCACAAAGTTAGCTTCAGCCGTGCCCCGCAGGACGCGGAGTGGTTGGCCGAAGCGGTATCCCAGCATATTAATTATCTCAAAATGGATGCTTGGCTAGCGATGGCTAGTTGACATAATCCATATTATAGGAAGTTGTTTATTGATATACATCAATTAGAACCGGCGAGATATGTCCAGTTTTTCATATGTGTGATGTTCGGATCAATTGGAATGCTTGGCTATTAGCAGTTGCTGACACATCTGGTTTGACAGTTATCCGGGATAGTTGGTAGGCGCATGAAGGTTATGATGAAAACTTTAGGGAAAGTGGATGCAAAAGGATGTCAAATGCAAGAAGATAGAGAGCTTCAGGCGAAAGAAGTAGCAAGAGAACGCCCAACGCATGAAGAAGAGCAATCTTCAAGCGAACTTGACAAACATCACCAAACATTATCTGTCAGTACATAGAAAAAGCCTGAAGCTAACAAGCATCAGGCCTTCTTTTTTATGCATAAAAAGAGCACTTCAGGCGAATAGCAGTAATGAATCTCACGGTAAAACAGAAGATTTTGAGATGATTTATATGCTGAGTAAATCTCTTGAAAATTGCTCTGTGTCTGTGGTGCAATAATTCAGCTAGCTCCTATTTAAACAACTTCTTTGCTAGCTTGTGCCGGAGAAGATCACTTTAATGCGATACTTGTAGACTCAGTCACCACCAGAATAAGTGTAATCCTTTAAGTTAAACGATTGTGAAAAAAGTATAATCCTCATCAATATCCATAAAAAACTGTAACATCCTTCGCGGCAAATACGTCAAAAATATAGATTTATATTAAAACGGGAAGAGGGATAGCAGATGTGCGGATTTATTGGACTGTTAAAAGCAACGCCTAATTGGTTGGATACTGGGGAAATAGATGCATTTCATGATCGTAATAACAGAATGTATCATAGGGGACCTGATGATGAAGGTTATTACGAAGACGAACATATCATGTTTGGATTCAGAAGGCTCAGTATTCTTGATCTAGAAAGCGGTCGGCAGCCGTTTACTTATGAGAATAGCAAGTATGCAATGATTTTTAATGGAGAAATTTATAATTATATGGAATTAAGAGAGGCGTTACAGGGAAAAGGTGTGACCTTTACAACATATTCAGACACTGAAGTCATTTTGGCGATGTTTGCCGATCAAGGAGTAGACGCTTTCATTGAATTACGGGGTATGTTTTCTTTTGTAATCTGGGATAAGGAGGAAAAGTGTCTATATGGTGCTAGGGACATATTCGGAATCAAGCCTTTTTATTATAAAGAAGAGGAAGAAGGTATTTATTTTGCTTCGGAACAAAAAAGTTTGTTAGAAGAATCAGTATCGATAGATGCAAAAGCATTACAACATTATTTAACATTTCAATATGTACCCGAGCCTTTGTCTATGAACGCGTCCATTCAAAAATTAGAGCCTGGTTGCTATTTTGTGAAACAGTACAATCAGCCAATTGCAGTACAACGCTACTTTGTGCCGACATTTGCTGTGAAGCAAACAGATGGAACAGAACTGGTGGAACGTGTGAGGGACGCAATGGATCAATCGGTTCGTATGCACTTGAGAAGTGATGTTCCGGTTGGTGCGTTTTTGTCTGGCGGAATCGATTCTTCATTTATTGTTGCAATAGCGAAAAAATATCATCCAAACATTAAAACGTTTTCGGTCGGATTTGAACAGCATGGCTATTCTGAAATAGACGTAGCTGCCAAAACTGCGAAAGAATTAGGTCTGGAACATTATAGTAAAATTATTTCGGCAGAAGAGTATCTTGCAAAACTGCCTAAAATTATGTGGCATATGGACGATCCGTTAGCAGATCCAGCCTGTGTTCCATTATACTTTGTTGCAAGAGAAGCGAAGCGTCATGTTACAGTTGTCCTATCAGGAGAAGGAGCGGATGAGCTGTTTGGTGGATACAATATTTACCGCGAATCAGAATCATTACGGGTATTTAATGCAATACCGTATAAAGCAAAGAAATGGTTGGCGAGAGCAGCAGAAATCATTCCAGAAGGAGTTAAGGGCAGGAGCTTTTTGCTTAGAGGGACGACGCCACTGAGAGATAGATATATTGGTAATGCTAAAATGTTTGATGAACTAGAAAAGAAGCGTTTGATGAAGGCTTATAATGAACAGCATAAGTATCAAACAGTGACAGATGCTCTCTATGATCAAATACAATTAGAGCATCCCGTTCAACAAATGCAATATATCGACATGCATACGTGGCTAAGAGGAGATATCCTGCTGAAAGCAGACAAAATGACGATGGCAAACTCTCTAGAGTTGCGGGTGCCTTTTTTAGATAAAGAAATATTTGAAGTTGCTAAAGGAATACCAGTGGAACAAAAAATAGCAAATGGCACAACCAAACATATTTTACGATTGGCTGCGAAAGGAATTGTTCCAGATCATGTACTGGATCGTAAGAAATTAGGATTTCCAGTTCCCATCCGCCAATGGTTAAAGCATGAGTGGTATGATTGGGCAAAACAATTAATTATTGCCAGTGATACGGAGCAATTTTTCCATAAAGATGTACTGCTCCAACTCCTTGAGAATCACAGAGATAATAATCAGGATAATAGTCGAAAATTATGGACGGTCCTTATGTTTATGCTCTGGCATCAGATTTTTGTCGAGCAGAGATATGATATTGCACAACTTCAGGCAGAAGATAAAACAGAAAGCAAACTTGTTTATGCGTAAAGGACAAGTTTGCTTTCTTTACAGGAAATCTCATGATTCGTGCTTATATACTTGCCCTTTATCCACATAATCCTGTTGAATCCGTTTCATTTCTTCGATATCTTCTTCTGTCAGTTCACGGATGACCTTAGCAGGCCTGCCGAAAGCAAGTGTGCCAGGTGGAATGGATTTTCCTGGAGGTAATAAACTGCCGGCGCCGATAAAAGCACCTTCTCCAACTTCTGCTCCATCTAAAATAATAGAGCCCATGCCAATGAGTGCATGTTTTCGAATGACTGCAGAGTGCAAGGTAACCTGATGACCAACCGTGACGTAATCTTCTACTATTAACGGTAGGTCAGGGCTCTGGTGCAGAAGAGATAAATCTTGTATATTCGAGTAATTTCCGATTTTGACAGGAGCAACATCTCCGCGAATCACGGTTTTAAACCAGATACTACTGTATTTACCAATTTCTACATCACCGGTAATTACGCTATCCGGTGCGATATATGCCGTTTGATCAATGGAAGGTGTTTTTCCTTTATACGAATAGATCATTATGTTAACCTCCTATTATATTCTTAAATATATGATATCATATATTTAAGAATGCTATAACAGTAAAGTGAGGGGAAGAAGTTGTCCGTAACCATCCCAACAAACGCACCGATATTAATGAAAAATGTATATCAAAAAATTTTTCCACAAGTAAGTCGAGAACTGAAATATTGGAAACAGCGAGCAAGCAACATTCCAAATCCTGAACTTCGCACACAAGCGTTGGCAAGTATTGATGACAAGAAATTTCATTGTCAAGGTGGTGGCGTGTACAGTCTGCTTGCTGGTGATAAATGGCAGGATGCGGTGCAATTTATTGTAGCTTATCAAACCATCAGTGATTATTTAGATAATTTATGTGACAGAAGTACATCACTTGATCCTGAAGATTTCCGGATGCTACATCTGTCCATGGAGGATGCGTTATCTCCTGAAAATGATGTGAAAGAGTACTATCAATTCCGAGATGAACGAGATGATGGTGACTATTTAAAAGACCTAGTCAGGACATGTCAGAATGTGTTATGCAACATTCCTAACTATATATTATTTCAAAGACAAATGATTCAATTAGAGTCACTGTATAGTGATCTGCAGGTGCATAAACATGTAGAGCATGATGAACGCATCCCAAGGTTGGAAACATGGTTTCAACAGCATCAAAACAGGTGGCCGATGTTAAGCTGGTATGAGTTTTCCGCGTGCACTGGCTCAACGTTAGGAATATTTTGTATGGTTTCTTATGGATTAAGCAACCAGATGACCGATGAATTAGCGAAACAAATATTTGACAGTTATTTTCCTTTTTTACAGGGATTACATATTATGCTTGATTACTTTATCGATCAGGAAGAAGACAAAGAAGAAGGCGATTTAAACTTCTGTAATTACTACGCAGATGAAGCGGAATTAGAGAAGCGTTTAGTTTATTTTGTGGAACAGACGAATAAGCATGTTCAAGAACTGCCAGATCGCTCTTTTCATGAAATGGTTCAGCATGGTCTGGTTGGACTTTATCTTGCAGATCCGAAAGTGAAAAAAATGAAACAATTCGAAGCAATCGTCAAACGTTTAATCAAAACCAGCGGACGTAAATCACAATTTTTCCATTGGAATATCAGAGTGTATAATCGACTGGCTGGCAGATATTAAAAGGCACGTTGTGTGAATACTAGAAAATAACGATGGTATTGTTCACTACGAAGTATAAGCTGTGAGACTATTCTGACATGCATGATGTGCTAAAATACTGGTCCATAAAAAAAGCCGAACATAGTACGGGCTGTCATCAATTGACACTCGTGGATGTTCGGCTTTTTATTTGTCTTTTTTATCGCGGCGCTATCCGTCCGTAATACCCCCACTTACTTTATTTCATGAATCGCTTCATCCATTTAATTCCATTTTTGATGTGTGGATATCGTAAGGGAACATCAAAGGCGGTTGTTTGTTTCAGGACACTTTTTTGATGCGAAAAGGTCAGGAAGCTATCCTTGCCATGGTATGCACCAGTACCACTGGTTCCAACACCACCAAATGGCAGGTAAGGCGTTGCGAGATGGTACATGGTATCATTAATACATCCGCCACCAAAAGAAACTTTGTCGATGATTGCTTCAGCCAATGCATCGTTTTCTGAGAAGAAATAGAATGCAAGTGGATTAGGGTGCTGCTGTATTCCAGTTACCACTTCATCCAATTGCTGATACGACAGGATTGGTAATACAGGACCGAAAATTTCATCCTGCATTATCTCGTCCTCCCAGGTAATATCAGTAAGCAGCGTCGGCTCGATCTTAAGATGATTGCGATCTGTCTTTCCGCCTAGAATAGTTGTACCATTTGGCAGGAAGGAGGCTAACCGATCAAAATGTTTCTCATGCACTATCCGTACAAAATCATCATTATGGAGAGGGTGCTCCCCATACATTAACTGAATTTGATGTTTTAATTCAGAAAGGAACGACTGTCTAATGTCTTCATGGACATAAAGATAGTCTGGAGCGACACAAGTTTGGCCGGCATTCGTGAATTTCCCCCATGCGATTCGTTTGGCAGCAATTTCTAAGTTAGCATCGTGATGAACAACCGCTGGACTTTTTCCGCCTAACTCTAATGTAACTGGAGTAAGGTGCTTCGCGGCTTGTTCCATGACCTTACGTCCAACTGGAACACTTCCTGTAAAGAAAATATAGTCAAAATCTTCGTCAAGGAGCTCCTGGCTTGTCTCCACAGCACCTTCGACAACTGTCACAAATGAAGAAGGGTAAATCTCATCCATTAAATCCTTAATGATGGCAGAAGTTTCAGGCGTATATTCCGATGGTTTAATGACGGCGCAATTACCAGCTGCTATCGCACCAATTAAAGGGGCTAATGCTAATTGGAAAGGATAATTCCAAGGTGCTATAATAAGGGCAACCCCATATGGCTGTTGATAAATATAACTTTTTGAACCAGTGTGTGTCATCGCAGTTTTGACTTTTTGACGTTTCGTCCAATTTGGTAATTCACTAATGACATGATCAATCTCACTGTATAAAAATCCAATTTCGGTCATAAATGCTTCAGAGCGTGATTTGTTTAAGTCTTTTTTTACCGCATCTAAAATAGCATCTTCATATTGCTGAATACCTGCTTTTAACTTCTTTAAGGCTTGTAATCGAAAAAATAATTCTTTTGTCTGATTGGTTTCGAAAAAAGCGCGTTGCTCGTTAAGAATTGTCCGAGCGCTACTCATGTTATCACTCCAATTCTGTATGTTTCTAAAAGCATATCATGACAACAAAGGAATTCCAATGAATTAGATTAGCTTTTCGATGGCAACAATAAATGGTGGTTGATTAACCTGATTGATAAATTGATACTGTAATACTTGATAGTGCTTTTGATTCAGTTCTTGACAAAAATGCAGAACATTATCTTTTTCTTCCGCACCGCCAGGATGTCCATGGTAAATAACGAGAATAATTCTTCCTCCTTTTTTTAATAAAGCGGAAATCTCGCGAATGGCTTCTATCGTCGTATCAGAAGTGGTCACGATACTGTGATCTCCTTTCGGCAGATAGCCCAAGTTAAAAATCGCACCTGCTACCGCTGTGTCATGTACATACTTCTGAACATGCTCATGCCCGTCCAAAATGAGATCAACATTCTTGATGTTCTGTTGTTCAAGCATCTCCCTAGAACGAGTGATAGCTTGCTGCTGGATATCAAAGGCGAATACCCGCCCATTTTCAGCAACCAATTTGCTTAACAGTAACGCATCATTTCCATTTCCGCATGTTGCATCAATCGCAACATCACCAGGCTTTATCACTTCCTGTAATAATTGGTGGGAATAAGGGATAATTGCTTTCATTTGTCATAACTCCTCTATGCATGTGATTCGATTTCGATAATATTTTAGCAAACTCAAATGGAAAAGTGTATGATTTTTGTATATTATCCCACACTATAGATGAGGTGATAACAATGGCGACTAGAGATTCCGTTGAAAATTTGCTCATTGAAGGGCAACATATTATACAGCAAGCAGAAGAACAGTTAGATATGTCTAATCGCAGCCAGTTTATGATGAATGAAGACTATACCAATGCCCATCTAGAACTAGAAAAATTATCTCAAAGCATTGATCGAGTCATGAAAAGTGCCAATTCACAGCAACGAGATCAACTTCACCGTTTTCAATTAGTGGTCAATGAAAAATTAAATGATATGATCCTTGATCAGATAGATGTCACAAAGTATGAATGACGTTAACTACCTCCGTTGTGGGGTAGTTTTTTTATGCATATGGCGAGAAAATTTTGGTGATAAAGCACTCACTATAAGACAAAGCGAAGGCCTATTAAGCAAAGAAAGTATAGAGTTACCTTATTTAAACCGAATTTTAAAAACTTTGTTTAATAATACGGATTATGTAAAGTAGAAATGTATTGCAATGTGGTATTTTGCCATGTTCAAGTGACAAGAAATTCTTTTTCATGGTTAAAAAAATGAAACCTTCTCTCAGACAAATTCGTAAAGAATGACAGGACAACAAGGGGGAATGTATATGATGGGTGTATTAATCGCATCGTTAATCGCGATGATCGGATATGTTATCGGACTTATACTAACAGTCAGTATTTCCAAGAGCAATGCATCACGTATTATGAAACATGGAATGATCTTGTTTATCACGGGTTATTTCTTAACAGCTATAGTGTTTTATTTCATCATGCCTGCTATTACCGTACCGAATATGCTGGCAGCGAACTTGATCATAGCAGCGGTATTGTTGCCGTTATTTTTGTATGTGATCCGACCAGGTGAAAAGCAAGAAACAAGAGTAGTGAGACCGATCTTTTTCTTTTTTACGATTGGCTTAATCGCAATGATCGTTGTGATTATTGCAGGATTTACCACATTGGATGAAGCGCATCAAACGATAACGGTCAGCGAAGAAGAGCAGGCAAAACCGCTATCGAAGGATGAGACACCGATAACTGTAGCGCCGGAATTTGCGCGAAACAAAATTCAGAAGGCGATGAGTGTCGTGCCCAATCCGCAGTTTTATGATCTAGGTAAATTACAAGTACAAAAAATAGAGAATGATGTAGTGTATGTTGCACCAGTAGAATTTTCGGATTTTTGGAAGTACTTAAGAGGAAAAGAGACAGCAGGTTATTTTACGATTTCAGCGACGAATGTTAATGCGCAGCCATCCTTTCATGAGGATAGTATGCAATATACAAATTCCAGTTATTTTCAAAAATATGTCGGTCGTGTCATCTACAATCAATATCCACAATATATTCAAAGTGGCGAAGCGCAACTGGAAGTAGATGAAGATGGGAAGCCGTGGTATGTACAAACGGTATATCGACCAATGTCGATAACGAATAAACCGAACCTGGAACAGCTGAAAGTGGTAGTAATCGATCCGGATTCTGGTGATATGCAAATGATGGATACTGCGGATGCACCCGAATTTATAGAAGGTTCAGTCAGCTCAGAAATGGCTTCGTTAGAAAATAACTATTTCGGTAAATATATTCATGGATGGCTAAATAGTGTGTTTGGCAAAAAAGATGTAAAAATTCCAAATGCATCCGGTTCTGAATCTGAAGTAACCCCTATTTTTGATGAGAATGGCCAGATGTTCTATTTCACTGATTTAACGTCTCCGAAAGAAAATATTGACTCTGCGCTCGGTTACACATTGATTGATGCGCGTAGTGGCGAATTAACGTATTATGGCGGTGAGATGAATAATGGTATTATGGATAGTGAAGGGGCAAAACAGATTGTCAACAAAGAGTATCCTGAGAAAAAATGGGAAGGATATATGCCTGTTTTATATAATGTAGATGGGAATCCGACATGGATTGTAAATGTATTAGATCCGAATGGGTTGCATAAACAATACGCTTATATAAAAGCGAATGATTCTGATTTTGTTGTATTTGGTGACACAGCAAAAGAAACTTTGGATGCGTATCGCATGGCATTGTTGCAGGCGCCTGGTAATGTCGGATCAACTGGTGATGTCGAGACAGAATCAGTATCTGGAGAAGTGAACCGTGTGCTTGTCACATCCACCGACCAAGGGCAGGTCGTCCAATTCTTATTGACAGACAACCGAACCATTTATTCTGTGAATGCCAGTAAAGCTCCGATGGCCATTTTCCTGAAACAAGGAGATCGTATTAACGCTGAAGTACGAGTACTTGATAACGGAACGGCTACCGTGGAAGAGTTGACTATAGATGGTTTATCACAATAATAGGTAAAAGCCTGGGGGCAACCCCAGGCTTTTCTACTTTTTAAAAGATAGGTTTTCTTTTTCTAAAGCTGCTTTCAATATTTTGATGGCAGCTGGTCCCATGCCGTGTAATTGCTTTATCTCTTTTTCTGTAAAACATGATAATTGTTGTAGATTCTCAATTTGTTTACTCTCCAATGCGCGTCTTGCTGGTGCTGACACTTGAGATAAAATGCCATTCGTCGGTTTACGTTCTGCTTCACAAATAGGACATGTAGGACAATCACTGCTTTTATAAAAGTGATGTCCCTTTTCACATGTTTTGTGATTTCTTTCTGTTGTTGCCATGCTCATTCGCCTCCAGAAATGTTATAGTGCATTGCCTGCTTTTTTCAACCTTCGATGAATTTCATAGGTTGCCCATGCGCAAAATATTGCTGTAATGGCAATGAAGAAATAGCCTGCCTGCATACCGATCTGGTTACTCTCTTTTAGAGTAGCACCGAAAGATAATTGCGTGACTCCTTCAATAATATAACCAATTAATAAATTCGTTATCACACCACCGATACCTACCATTACAACAGTAAAAGTAATGGCAGAATCGGTTCCTTTCGTGTATTTCTTAGCAAGAAGTGCCATCATGGTTGGGTATATCGGTCCAACACCGAATCCAGCGATAGCGAATAAAATCGCTGTCGAACTACCTGCAAAGATTGGAATGAGACTGAATACCCCGGCGAAGATGGAGAACACAATAATCGATCGAGCGTAACCAAATTTATCTGTAACGGGTCCTAGTAGTAAACGTGCCAACATAAATGAAAAGAAAAAGATAGAAAGCATACTAGACGCGGAAGATATGCTCCAGTTATCCACTTTCACTAAGTAGTTGACTAACCAGGCTGCAATACCTAACTCTGTCGTAACCCCCATAGTTAAAGCAAAGACGATCAGCCATGCGATTGGGTCTTTCATTAATTTTTTGAAAGAGGTTCGGTCTTCCATCTCCTCCGTTTCTTCCTCAGGAAATTTGCTCAAGATTACGGGTAGGATTGGCAATACCGAAAGTGCTAACATAATCATATACATACCACGCCAGCCTAGTTCTGTTGCGTTCCATTCCCATCCCATCATTTGAGCCGCTATGATTGGCGCTACGGTCGAACCCAGGCCATAAAAGAAATGAGACAAATTCAGCATAGTGCCTGTGTTTTTTGTGAACAAACGAGCGGCAATAATCGCCAAACCTATTTCGAGCATCCCATTCCCTATATAAAGCAAAAAATATGCTCCGACTAACGAGGTAAAGTTAGTGGAGTAAAAGATACAAATGCCGGAAATTGCCATTAATAAAAAGGTTAAGATACTTGTTGTTTTAGCGCCGATTTTGGCAATTAACCAAGAAGAGTACGTGCATGCGAGTAAAAAGCCAAAAGAGTTAATCGCTAACAATAAACCTAGAGTGCCGTCACTAAGTACTAGTTCGTTTTGCATTTCTGGTAATGCTGGACCTTTAATATTTTCAGAGACACCAAATATTAGATATCCTCCAAAAATAACGAATAGCAGCATATAGTAATTCGTTTTCGTTTTAAATGACATGTGTATAAAAACTCCTTATGTAAGCGTTCCTTTTCATCATATAATATTATTTTGATTTTGTAACCTGCTTTCTAAATAATTTGTACTTATTTAGAGATAAGCAATTACAGAGAAAGATGGTATACTAATTGCTTTGTTATCGAATGTAACTGAGTTTTTTCATAAGCGAGCCCAGCTGAAACCGTGCCTATTTCCGGAGCTTTGCTAAGCAATGAAATCTATCAAAATGACCACAAAATCAGACAGTTCTACTTAACATAATCTATATTCTAGGTAGTTGTCTATTAGTTTGTTAGTTAGGATCGGGTGAACTTTCCCAGTTTTCTTAGAATTGCTTTACTCGCTGGTGTGCAAAATATGTTATGATATTTTTATACACGATATAGGGCGTTTAGGTGCGAAAAGCAGGAGGAAAATGATGATCGATTTTACGAAAAGGCAAAAAGAAATAATGACTATTTTATCAAAACATGAACCGATCACAGCAGAGCAAATTGCAGAAATGCTAGGCGTCAGCAAAGGTACACTTCGTTCTGATTTGGCCGTATTAGTGATGACGGGACAAATCGAAGCTAAACCAAAAGTAGGTTATTATTTATCTAAGAATATGCAAAAACAAAAACAGCAGGATATTTGGAATCAAACGTTTGTTAAAGACATCCAAGGGGTAGCGATTACTGTTAAAGGAACGACAACAGTCAATGATGCAGTAATTAGTCTGTTTCTTGAGGATGTTGGAACATTAATAGTGGTCAATGAACATAATGAGTTAGAGGGCATTGTATCGCGAAAAGATTTGCTGAAAGTGACCTTAGGAAACGCACAGGCAACATCCATGCCTGTTCAGCTTGTGATGACCAAACAGCCGAAGATCTATACAATCGAAGCAGAGAAAACAGTGTTCGAAGCGGCTCAAATGATGGTCTATTATGAAGTGGATAGTTTACCTGTCGTTAAACCGGTGGAGAATAGCCAGGCATTAAAAGTAATTGGCCGCATTACCAAAACCAATATAGTCAAAGCATTAATTGAGATGGGATCAGAAGCATAAGGCAAGGGGGGAGTCTTCAAAATGACAACTAATCATTCTGTTGTTTATATATGTTCGGATGCCGTGGGAGAAACCGCTGAAGCAGTGGTCAGGGCAACAGTTAGACAATTCACACAAAGCAAGGTGGACATGAAAAGGTACAGTCATATCCAGACGGAAGAAGAAATTGAAGCGATTATCCAGGAAGTTCGTGAGAAGAACAGTTTCATAGCGTATACGCTTGTTCAGCCAGAATTACGAGCAAAAATGCAACAGGAGGCCATTCGTTACGATATTAGAGCGGTTGATGTGATGGGGCCAATGATGCAAGCATATATTGATACGTTCAACGATAATCCAAAACCAGAGCCAGGTCAACGGCAAGTTTTAGATGAAGAATATTTTAAACGGATAGAGGCTGTCGAGTTCGCTGTAAAATATGATGACGGCAAGGATGTAAAAGGGCTTTTATCAGCAGATGTCGTGTTGATCGGA is a genomic window of Gracilibacillus salinarum containing:
- a CDS encoding pyruvate, water dikinase regulatory protein — its product is MTTNHSVVYICSDAVGETAEAVVRATVRQFTQSKVDMKRYSHIQTEEEIEAIIQEVREKNSFIAYTLVQPELRAKMQQEAIRYDIRAVDVMGPMMQAYIDTFNDNPKPEPGQRQVLDEEYFKRIEAVEFAVKYDDGKDVKGLLSADVVLIGVSRTSKTPLSIFLAHKGIKTANLPILPDMEAPEELFKPADRMIIGLTIDPGHLLKIRTERLKTLGLPAQSKYASMDQIKRELKTANALMDRLGCPVINVSDKSIEETAGVIIELRSEQQ
- a CDS encoding helix-turn-helix transcriptional regulator, with the translated sequence MMIDFTKRQKEIMTILSKHEPITAEQIAEMLGVSKGTLRSDLAVLVMTGQIEAKPKVGYYLSKNMQKQKQQDIWNQTFVKDIQGVAITVKGTTTVNDAVISLFLEDVGTLIVVNEHNELEGIVSRKDLLKVTLGNAQATSMPVQLVMTKQPKIYTIEAEKTVFEAAQMMVYYEVDSLPVVKPVENSQALKVIGRITKTNIVKALIEMGSEA
- a CDS encoding MFS transporter encodes the protein MSFKTKTNYYMLLFVIFGGYLIFGVSENIKGPALPEMQNELVLSDGTLGLLLAINSFGFLLACTYSSWLIAKIGAKTTSILTFLLMAISGICIFYSTNFTSLVGAYFLLYIGNGMLEIGLAIIAARLFTKNTGTMLNLSHFFYGLGSTVAPIIAAQMMGWEWNATELGWRGMYMIMLALSVLPILPVILSKFPEEETEEMEDRTSFKKLMKDPIAWLIVFALTMGVTTELGIAAWLVNYLVKVDNWSISSASSMLSIFFFSFMLARLLLGPVTDKFGYARSIIVFSIFAGVFSLIPIFAGSSTAILFAIAGFGVGPIYPTMMALLAKKYTKGTDSAITFTVVMVGIGGVITNLLIGYIIEGVTQLSFGATLKESNQIGMQAGYFFIAITAIFCAWATYEIHRRLKKAGNAL